The Corticium candelabrum chromosome 17, ooCorCand1.1, whole genome shotgun sequence genome has a segment encoding these proteins:
- the LOC134193458 gene encoding uncharacterized protein LOC134193458 translates to MWTIHIDRFLASEGRQRSAVKGDGNCLFRAMSKQLFGTDTLHHQLREFLAGVIVLNHDRYQQFYIPSETTTFKQHQKSIHQLGVWGTQVEIQAASDSYQMPVYVCSPHPTTRQIRWLRFKPSYSPQVPDTSQLPQLSLLYTNGHIEIAHTGCHYDSICTNNGQTLQFPELPDEDKEYVGCRISDNETDSDSD, encoded by the coding sequence ATGTGGACGATTCATATTGACAGATTTCTAGCTTCTGAGGGCAGACAACGATCTGCAGTAAAAGGAGATGGGAACTGCCTCTTCAGAGCTATGTCAAAACAACTCTTTGGAACAGATACCCTTCACCACCAGCTTAGGGAATTTCTTGCAGGTGTCATAGTGCTTAACCATGACAGATACCAACAATTTTATATTCCTTCTGAAACAACAACATTTAAACAACACCAAAAATCCATTCATCAACTAGGAGTGTGGGGAACACAGGTTGAAATTCAGGCAGCGAGCGACAGCTACCAAAtgcctgtgtatgtgtgctctCCCCATCCCACAACTAGACAAATCAGGTGGCTACGCTTCAAGCCATCCTATAGTCCTCAAGTACCGGACACATCACAACTGCCACAACTGTCTCTGTTGTACACCAATGGTCATATTGAAATAGCACATACTGGTTGTCATTATGACAGCATATGCACTAATAACGGGCAAACTTTACAGTTTCCTGAGCTACCAGATGAGGACAAAGAATATGTAGGCTGTAGGATCAGTGACAATGAAACTGATAGTGACAGTGATTAA
- the LOC134193459 gene encoding uncharacterized protein LOC134193459 → MTANLDRNDFMIVIQTPLQKQMFKAFGHNRVVCMDATHGTNIYRFHLITLLVVDDFGEGLPVAWCISNREDEHAIRQFLEEVRRNDNMDIQPQWFMSDDASQYYNAWVTSFDHRPHKLLCNWHVERAWRMQLRKLSDSDLEQEVYKQLKTLMEEPEQEMFEKMGSGINTNMYVEAFHRVLKYVYLHGRVNRRLDTLVFTLLKFARDKAFDRLIKLSKGKAGINRLRMIHERHQTSSLMSPDCIENIGEDLWQIKSNNGKDISIYKVQRKNRTVVPCCTIACNQCHICIHQFSCTCLDFVVRTTICKHIHLVAATYAVHISQQDLVEQDPQLIQTEEPPRKDVDWETVVDSLGNDSIQHDVETVRGKCQDYLIDVSLQLSRCNSVHVLLSGLAKLREATALLSLPERCSGMANEANTSASAPANKKVTVQRTKAKIFSTLKQPGARSKIHLAKPTRQEKKEIERATLLSSWVLKKYKMPRKDHAVLHLFCDETTMSKLERDGQLIEKTDIPARPEELPDDIVEVDFESSHLSKYFSSQAWHHLLETVELKQRQWHCGNCDLVTTQLNMVQCDGECGKWFHCCCLVV, encoded by the exons ATGACAGCAAACCTAGATAGAAACGATTTTATGATTGTCATACAGACACCTTTACAGAAACAAATGTTTAAAGCATTTGGCCACAACAGAGTAGTTTGCATGGATGCTACTCATGGCACTAATATATATCGTTTCCATCTGATCACTCTGCTTGTTGTGGATGATTTTGGGGAAGGACTGCCAGTAGCTTGGTGCATAAGTAACCGTGAAGATGAGCATGCAATTAGACAGTTCTTAGAAGAGGTGCGCAGAAATGACAACATGGACATACAACCCCAATGGTTCATGTCTGATGATGCAAGTCAGTACTACAATGCTTGGGTAACGAGTTTTGATCACCGACCTCACAAGCTGTTGTGCAATTGGCATGTAGAGAGAGCGTGGCGAATGCAGCTAAGGAAATTAAGTGACAGTGATTTAGAACAAGAAGTTTACAAGCAACTGAAGACCCTAATGGAAGAGCCTGAGCAAGAAATGTTTGAGAA AATGGGTAGTGGtataaatacaaacatgtaTGTGGAAGCATTCCATCGTGTTCTAAAATATGTGTACCTCCATGGACGTGTGAACAGACGTCTTGACACTCTTGTTTTTACCTTACTAAAATTTGCCAGAGACAAAGCTTTTGATCGCCTAATCAAATTGAGTAAAGGAAAAGCAGGGATTAACCGATTACGGATGATCCATGAGAGGCACCAGACAAGCTCTTTAATGTCACCAGATTGCATAGAAAATATTGGAGAAGATCTCTGGCAAATCAAGTCAAACAATGGCAAAGATATCTCCATATACAAAGTACAGAGGAAAAATCGCACAGTTGTTCCTTGCTGCACCATAGCATGTAACCAATGCCACATTTGCATTCACCAGTTTTCATGCACTTGCTTAGACTTCGTCGTAAGAACTACTATTTGTAAGCACATTCACTTGGTGGCAGCTACATATGCAGTGCACATAAGTCAGCAAGACTTAGTTGAACAAGATCCCCAACTAATTCAAACAGAAGAGCCACCTCGCAAAGATGTCGACTGGGAAACTGTAGTTGATTCTCTAGGCAATGACTCAATACAACACGATGTAGAGACTGTTCGAGGAAAATGCCAAGACTACCTGATTGATGTATCATTGCAACTATCTAGGTGTAACAGTGTCCATGTTCTCCTCTCTGGTTTGGCTAAGCTTCGTGAAGCTACAGCACTTCTTTCTCTTCCCGAGAGATGTAGTGGAATGGCCAATGAGGCAAACACATCAGCATCAGCACCAGCAAATAAGAAAGTCACAGTCCAgagaacaaaagcaaagatCTTTTCTACATTGAAGCAACCTGGAGCCCGCTCCAAAATCCATCTCGCAAAGCCTACAAGAcaggagaagaaagaaatcGAGAGGGCCACTCTTCTGTCATCCTGGGTACTGAAAAAATACAAGATGCCCAGGAAAGACCACG CTGTACTACATTTGTTTTGTGATGAAACAACCATGTCTAAGCTTGAAAGAGATGGTCAACTGATAGAGAAAACTGACATCCCGGCGAGGCCAGAAGAACTTCCTGACGACATAGTAGAAGTAGACTTTGAGAGTAGTCATCTGTCAAAGTATTTTAGTTCCCAAGCCTGGCATCACCTTTTGGAGACAG tTGAACTAAAGCAGAGACAGTGGCATTGTGGGAATTGTGACTTAGTAACAACCCAGCTAAATATGGTCCAATGCGATGGCGAGTGTGGAAAATGGTTCCATTGCTGCTGTCTTGTGGTTTAA
- the LOC134193512 gene encoding collagen alpha-1(XXVII) chain-like, producing the protein MHQCKVALERKGDYGLPEIRGLGGHKGGLGAAGSKTSLLQEDIGSSGPARPSVLSTACSKFLLLVCALFQQAASNSDKTGDGAMQSCIGEKGEKGDYGLPGVRGLRGHKGGLGPAGPKEDIGASGPAGLPGAQGSTGSVGPSGPKGSSGVKGQKGSMGPRGIEGADGDPGAAGHPGPVGPRGSKGEKGLKGVPGITGPRGPQGIPGEPIDQETLEKYFSPVKALQTEVSNMKLTLQSLASNDQPAAYLHGNSNHGTKSGGSIITDWYTGSGQWYSPILRGGMTYSNGYITVPKDGLYYIYGKIRFDPKSGQTTSGFYIYLNSQYVDRTLQYVASPNGGQDYTHYSGLLKMVSKGDRIYMKFTYTVYAYMHPYYAQFGAFRVA; encoded by the exons ATGCATCAATGCAAAGTTGCATTGGAGAGAAAG GGTGACTACGGTCTTCCTGAAATACGGGGGTTAGGA GGTCACAAAGGCGGATTGGGAGCAGCCGGTTCCAAA ACGTCGTTATTGCAGGAAGACATCGGATCATCTGGCCCTGCTAGACCTTCTGTGCTCAG TACAGCATGCTCCAAGTTCTTGCTTTTAGTTTGTGCTCTATTTCAGCAAGCTGCTAGCAACAGCGACAAGACAGGAGATGGTGCAATGCAAAGTTGCattggagagaaaggcgaaaAG GGTGACTACGGCCTTCCAGGAGTACGGGGGTTAAGA GGTCACAAAGGCGGATTGGGACCAGCCGGTCCCAAG GAAGACATCGGAGCATCTGGTCCTGCTGGACTTCCTGGTGCTCAG gGTTCAACAGGTTCTGTTGGCCCATCTGGACCAAAAGGATCAAGCGGTGTTAAG GGACAAAAAGGAAGTATGGGGCCGAGAGGTATTGAAGGAGCTGATGGAGATCCT GGGGCAGCCGGTCACCCGGGACCAGTTGGCCCAAGAGGCTCAAAAGGAGAAAAG GGACTGAAAGGGGTACCAGGTATAACAGGACCAAGAGGTCCACAAGGCATTCCCGGAGAACCa atAGACCAGGAGACGCTTGAAAAGTACTTTAGTCCTGTGAAGGCGCTACAGACAGAG GTATCTAACATGAAACTCACTTTGCAGTCTTTG GCAAGTAACGATCAACCTGCTGCTTATTTACACGGGAATAGTAATCATGGCACAAAAAGTGGTG GCAGCATTATTACGGACTGGTATACTGGTAGCGGTCAGTGGTATTCTCCTATTCTGAGAGGTGGAATGACATACAGTAACGGATACATTACCGTGCCGAAAGATGGACTTTACTATATCTACGGAAAGATAAGGTTTGATCCAAAGTCGGGACAAACGACTTCTGGATTCTACATCTACTTGAACAGTCAATATGTTGATCGTACACTCCAGTACGTTGCATCACCTAATGGTGGTCAAGATTACACTCATTATTCCGGTCTTCTAAAAATGGTCAGCAAAGGAGACAGGATCTATATGAAGTTTACCTATACTGTCTACGCTTATATGCATCCGTATTACGCTCAGTTTGGAGCCTTTCGTGTTGCTTAG
- the LOC134193411 gene encoding uncharacterized protein LOC134193411, with amino-acid sequence MCSVGLETVDHIVAGCSALAPTDYTDRHNQVASIIHWDVCRHFGVPVESRWYRHHPDRLVETDDITMMWDTTIPTARKIKANRPDICLRNRKTNTCLLIDISCPADGNIGKKHAEKLAKYSDLRVEISRMWHCRTLVVPVVLGALGTVHAGIARWLDIIPGHHNLQHLQKTVLLGSTRILCKVMSSF; translated from the coding sequence atgtgcagtgtaggcctggagacagtcgaccacattgtggcaggctgtagtgctttggcaccgacggactacactgatcgacacaatcaggtggcatccatcattcactgggacgtttgtcgccattttggggttccagtggagagcagatggtaccggcatcatcctgataggcttgtggagacggatgacattactatgatgtgggataccaccatccccactgccaggaagatcaaagccaatcgtccagacatctgtctcagaaataggaagacaaacacttgtcttcttattgatatcagctgtcctgctgatggcaacattggcaagaaacatgctgagaagttggcgaagtacagcgacttgcgagtggagataagccgcatgtggcattgtcgaacactggtggttccggtggtcttgggagctttgggcacagtgcacgcaggtattgcacggtggctggacattattccaggtcatcacaacctgcagcacttacagaaaacagtgcttctgggatctactcggatcctttgtaaagtcatgtcttctttctag